The segment AGTAAGAAACTGATTAGGAACACCCCAAAGGAAAAACCACTCTATTGAAAACATTTTCCCAataaagcaaatccactataataaGATAAGCAAATCcacagaaaaatattttcctaaacTGTACAGACTTGTGAAAAGGGTAGTTAACCAATTATATTACATTAAGCACCTTAACTTaggaatataaaatttttgaatatttgttaCATCACAATTTAAAATGTGATTTATTAGACTcccaaaaaaaagtgatttattgtaattgtttacataatataaattgccttcaatttttttgttttttaaatgttattgtAGCACAATCAAGCTCTCCTGTGGTTAGGGGTGtacatgggttgggttgggtcggatTAAGgagattttttgacccaacccaccgtggtaagttaaaaaattttcaacccaacccaaaccatcacataagtccaacttAATCCAACCCATATGGgtcaggttgggttgggttgaacccatgggttgaacaattttttttattactattattattaaattgagcagaaaaaatataaatataaatatattaaaaaaaactcaaagattagtatcaatataacttcttaaaggcaaacaacaatAATGACTAAgtaacaatagtaatttattagggtTTGTATGAATTAATTGacttttatataggataagAAGAActgattattttaaaaaaatattaattatataatatattttaaatatatgagtAGGTAGGTTTgacagatttaaaattttatgattcaAATCTAACCCAATcctctatcaaaaaaattttgttactcAACCCAATCCACTAAGCTCTAAAAACCGACCAAATCCAATGAGTTAGATTGGATTGAGTTTAGTCAGTTTTGGCGAGTTAATGAGTTGGCGGCACATCCTACCTGTGGTGTCCAGACAACTCCAATCCACAATCCTACGTGTCATGTCACGTCAGAAAGATATTTCGTATCTACCCGCTAGAACCATCAACGGATAAGATACATGCCTGATCATAGACACAGAAAAGCTtccaaatattgaaaaaaaataaaaatggctgCTCTTTCAATTCCACTCTCTCCAAACAGTTTCTGTCTCCGAAGTTTTACACCCAAAAGCCAAGTTTTTCCCATTCCAAAACTCCACTCTTCCATCACAATCACTTGTTCTGGTAAGACTCCCACATTTCTTAAACCAAAGTTCAAACTTTTGTTCTCATTctttttacttgttttgttGTTATGTTTATaagattgaattttattttgatatttgaatgaAACTGACGGAAGATGAATGATAACCAAGATATGAGTATAACCATTTGTACTTTTATACatacttataaaatttataagataaaagtttgaattttggtttaactGGTTGACTTTGAATTCTGAGGTTGTCTTGACTAGTAAAGAAAAGTTTGTGGTTATGAATAGTTCATCATGTTATATGGATATTTAGTTTGAATTCATGCAAATTGCTTATACAGAAAATCTCCagtatttctttgattttagtttgaTTCTGTTGATGCCCACTAAGTGAAGTTTAATATTGTCAAGCTGATAGATGCTATTGATGTTTGGTGTGCTTGGGAGCAGCTAGAGATGGTTCTGAATCCAAAAGAAGCATATTCCATTTCAAGGAAATTAAGAATGTAGCTTGTGGTATTCTTGCTGTTTGGGCTTTGACTGCTACCTCACCTGTAATTGCTGCTAATCAGGTTCAGATCACACACTTCTATATAAGTATTTCATGAAACACTCAATTTCGtgatcccttttttttttttttcttcataagcAATTACTAATGTGCATAGAGTAACTAGCttgcttctttgttttcttgaaaGCGTTTGCATATCTGCCACATATATCTATAACATATTTAACTGAATTATGCCTAAAGGTTGGACATTGCTTTGAAAATTGAGAAGCTACAACTGAGCTATGGTTTGACTCATGAAATTTAATCAAGAAATTAAGATACATTCGTCAAGGGGCTCACATCAATGAAGGCGTCTTAGTATTATACGTAGTGGCTTCCTAGATGGGTATGTCTCCAGCAAGCCCTGGGTAGGCATGGATGTTTCATGCCAGTCTAAGTCAGAAGGAGGGTCCAGGATACCCGTCAGGGCTTGGCAGACTTAAGTTGATTGGGAATACCTTAAGGGGTTTGGTTTGAGGTATTGGTCAAGGGCAATCTTGTGGGGGTAATGCCTTAGGGAGGACGTCAAGGCCACTGCCTTTCACATTCTCAATAAGTTATATCACTATGTCCTCAAGAGTGATAAATCTGTCATTGTGTTTTGTGATGTTAGGATTATGAAACTTGTCACAATAGTGTCACAATCCCTGATACCTCATACCTAAAAACAATTGTCACCTCCAATGATTAGCTAAAGGAAAAATGGTctttatctataaatatttaGGCCTAGTAATCGATAAGTATAACTCGAGGAATTTAGACTCTTAGGACATTCCAAAAAGGGAAATGTCATTACTCCTTACTACTTTGGGATTCAAACATCCCATTGCCCAATGGCACCTGGTCCAGCAGCTTTACCCTGTTTGAGGATAAACTCTTTTGGACTTGAACAGGGAATCATGTTGAAAATCCTTTAGTGATTTGCCATCAATGTAATACTCAGTTATGACTGTTTTGATTTCCTCCTGCTTCCTTAATGGGGTCCATTGTTCTGAGAACCATGAGGCATCTTCTCTGCTGAATCTACCAGCTCCTCATTCACAGTTATTTGGTTGAAGTAACCGTATGAAACCACCTTTTTATTTCATCCATGAAAAATGATTCAATCTTAGAAGTGTGTGAaattaggaaggaaatttagtATGGTTAAGAGGCTATTATGAAAGAATGTCTGGAATGTTTATATTCTAATTGATAAAGATTGAAAAATTATGTGACGTGTTGATTGGGATGTTCAGCTTTGCAATCTTAGCTTGGAATAATGAGCTATAGTAGcctattttttttgctaagctACACAAGCACCCATTGTGTTTTGAATCTGGAACTTTACCCTCCAACTTGTTTTATGACGAGAGAAGGTGCCATTTAAGCTAGGGAGAAACCATTTTTCTGCAAAGATAGAATTCAAAATGGGAactcttttttctcctttctaATTGATATTCATTTTAATATCTTAGTGgtaatttatatctttttataaTAGCTAATAGATTTAACCCCGCATAAAGTTGTTAGCTTTCTGTAATTATGAGAGAGATATTTGGCAACAGGTGGTTGGAAAACAGGGAAGTGGAAAATGAAATGGTTGTTGCATGATCTGCAGAGATGCATAATCAGTGAATGAGCTATTGCTTCGTTCTCTGATGATCTGGAATctatttacatttttgttttcctGACTTGAGAATAGTAGGGAGAAGACAAGTTTGGGTTTGTGTCTTCTCAATAGGTGTTGTATTTGGATGGATGAAAATAGAGGGGTTTTTGACCCCTGAATTCTTCAAGTTTGAAGTTGAAGAGCATGGTGCTCATGTACTCGTTCACGTGGTTTTTCTTCTCTGATAGGGTCTTTTAATGTCTTTTTGGTCTCTTTGTGTGTTTTACATgcatgttctctctctcttttttttttctttttttttttcagacaaTCACACAGTTTATCGGGTAACAAGAAGACTATGTAGATCATTCTTACCACAAAAACACTGACCTAAATTTCATGGAAGAATACAAATTTTACTTGTAAAGGacttgacttgaacaaatgTATTTCATGTTTGCTATACAGAGGCTGCCTCCATTATCAACAGAGCCCAATCGATGTGAGAAAGCATTCGTTGGTAACACGATAGGTCAGGCAAATGGTGTTTATGACAAGCCGATTGATCTCCGATTCTGTGATTACACAAATGATAAATCCAACCTCAAGGGGAAGTCTCTCGCAGCAGCACTTATGTCAAATGCCAAGTTTGATGGTGCAGACATGACAGAAGTGGTGATGTCAAAGGCATATGCTGCTGGAGCTAGCTTCAAAGGTAATTTCCTATCTATAAATCATCCTtgaagttttgttttgtgaaaTAATCCACTTATTTGTTGTTCATATGGTTTACCAGTGCAAATCTTTTAGCTAAGGATATTTAGATAATTAGCTGGCATACACTATTACAAGCTTAACACTTCagtatctatattttttaaatgggcCTGATCTGAGGTACTATGAGAAGAATGATtctctttatttgttttatacTTTCCCTCATATCATTTACAGGTACTTCcatttacttattattattattattttaaaaggcATTCCCATGTACTTCCATCCCCTTGAATAAAGTTTAAACAATGACAGATCTTGATACTCTGGGGATGATCTGTTTGTGTTATGTGATGAACGTAGAGAATTCCATTTAAAtcacatatatatgtatacgcATGAATACTGTAAGAATTTTTGTGACATAGATCTGATACCATATTAGAATTTATGTTGGTATTAAGAGTGAAagagtgaagagagagaaaaaagaaagaaagcggATGTACTTAGAAATAAATGTAGTTCGACCTAACAGCCTGCATTCATAGTGGAAAGCCCTTGAGCAGCtacatttttattgttttgaattGTGTTATAGTGAGTCTGTTGGCACGATATATAGAGAGATTAATCCTAGGCTAAATATAGACTAACCCTGGGGTTACTTTACTTGCACTAGAACTACTAGTAGGTTCTGGTCTATTGAATTTAGACTAGTTGCAGTGGGATCATGTCTTGGACCTTGATATCTCTAAAAAATATGTTCCATTGTAAGACACAAAAAGACAGTTGAAATGTAAGgatcaaaaaattaaaggatcTGCCATTTCATTTGGAACTCTGTAACTACTATGAAGCTACTAATTCTCTGTCTGGAATTAGAATAGAACTTTCTAAACAAGAAAAACCCGGAGTCCCCATTCTTGTAATCTTGTCAGTTTTACGtcagtttaaaaattaaaaaaaagtacacattTACATGCCTCATCATGCTTTTTCTAAATATGTTCAATTGTAAGACACAAAAGATAGTGAAATGTAAGGATCAAATAATATAAGGATTGGCCATTTCATTTGGAACTCTGTAACTACTATGAAGCTACTAATTCTTTGTCTGGAATTAGAATAGAACTTTCTAAACAAGAAAAACGCAAGGTCCCCATTCTTGTAATCTCGTCATTTTTAAgtcagtttttttcttttaaaacataTCCACATGCCTCATTGTTCTTTTTCTAAATATGATAATTTCATAACAATCTTAGCTTTgggcaaaagagggagaagatAAGCCGATATGATGAACTGATCGGTAATATATGATGCGGGAGGCTTGAAGAGAAAATTATTTCCATTTAAAGTTCTATGAATGTCTTCAAAGCTGACTCACCTTTCACAAGTTGTCTCCTTTTTCTTGGTTAAGGCTAAAAGAATACTTAAAATTTACAAACACTTATCTGGTCATAGCTACGAAAAACTAAAAGGCATCTGAGCAAGAATCCTTGAAATTAACCATTACtttcaataaaagaaataagCCTATGTGGATTTGCAAACCAAACCAGATGTCTCAGTAGCAAATTTTAAGATCATTGTCTGTCCTCTAATTTGAAGATACCAACTATACAAAATTGTATTATAAATTCATGTTGACTAATAGTGACCATAATTGTTTGTAGGTGTAGATTTCTCAAATGCAGTTTTGGATCGTGTTAATTTCGAGAAAGCTGATCTCAAAGGAGCTGTATTTAGAAACACTGTATTGTCTGGCTCCACCTTTAATCAAGCTCAGTTGGAAGATGCAGTTTTTGAGGACACCATTATTGGCTACATTGATCTTCAAAAGCTTTGTACTAATACTTCAATCAGTGCTGATGGAAGAGCTGAGTTAGGATGTCGATGACCTCTTATTATCATCTTTCACACATTTCTTCTATCCTTTGAATAAACAAACGTAGGCTACTATGTCACATGAAGAATTTTGTAATAGATACCCcattaaataattattgttgTAAAGGAATTATATATGTGTTGATCATTGCTATTTCTTTGTATCTTggtaaattttattgattttgaccTACAATTTAAGGAAGAAGGTATTATATGGCTTGAGTTTCTAAAAAGGAGGTATTATATGGTTTGCTGTTGTATTTccttttacttatttatttatattttgcttttactattatttatttatttttgagataaaagatagaaactattatttatttaatatcatTTCTTCATCATCTCCTATTGAAAGCTTGATGGGGTAACGAAtaatatttagagaaaaaaaaaaaaaaaaaagccccttCAATAAACACAAATAATAGTTTTGAATCACTTTCTTGTAGACTATTAATCATATGGATTAATAATTAGAAGGAACAAAATTTtatgggataattacactttaacTTTACACACCTATGATTAAGATAAGTTTCACTTTGCCTACTGATGATTTGAAAAGTATCACCTTTTCAATTGAAGGTAAGCTCCATTGAGCAAATTTAAAATTCATCTCACAATTTTCTTTAGGAGAATACTTTTAAGtcataaaacataaaagaagagaaattcaAAGACACTCTTTAAGAATATTTTCATTGTGAAATCCTATATCATGATCCCCCTTAAAATCG is part of the Quercus robur chromosome 9, dhQueRobu3.1, whole genome shotgun sequence genome and harbors:
- the LOC126698983 gene encoding thylakoid lumenal 17.4 kDa protein, chloroplastic, with amino-acid sequence MAALSIPLSPNSFCLRSFTPKSQVFPIPKLHSSITITCSARDGSESKRSIFHFKEIKNVACGILAVWALTATSPVIAANQRLPPLSTEPNRCEKAFVGNTIGQANGVYDKPIDLRFCDYTNDKSNLKGKSLAAALMSNAKFDGADMTEVVMSKAYAAGASFKGVDFSNAVLDRVNFEKADLKGAVFRNTVLSGSTFNQAQLEDAVFEDTIIGYIDLQKLCTNTSISADGRAELGCR